In a genomic window of Telopea speciosissima isolate NSW1024214 ecotype Mountain lineage chromosome 5, Tspe_v1, whole genome shotgun sequence:
- the LOC122662908 gene encoding nucleoplasmin-like protein ANO39 has product MLRQQSATGPSSSRLPKKTVKRGCATGLSASCRTPSSLGESNEYEPVELNDSGDDDLWELSEDKLDKESDRISDSSDDDDSESKEILGDFDDEDKEEVDEEGDDESDYVPEEDKDEDELDRDGILNYDFEEYHS; this is encoded by the coding sequence ATGTTGAGACAGCAAAGTGCTACTGGTCCTAGTAGTAGTAGACTACCAAAGAAGACTGTCAAAAGGGGTTGTGCTACAGGCCTTAGTGCATCATGTAGGACACCTTCAAGTCTTGGTGAATCTAATGAGTATGAACCTGTGGAATTGAATGATTCAGGTGATGATGATTTATGGGAACTTAGTGAGGATAAACTTGATAAAGAAAGTGATAGAATTTCAGATTCTtcagatgatgatgacagtgaatCTAAAGAAATACTTGGTgattttgatgatgaagataaAGAGGAAGTTGATGAGGAAGGAGATGATGAGTCAGATTATGTACCTGAGGAAGATAAAGATGAAGATGAGTTAGATAGGGATGGTATTTTAAATTATGATTTTGAGGAGTACCATTCATAA
- the LOC122662909 gene encoding uncharacterized protein LOC122662909 produces MAFDSVDQYRTHLKNYAIQEGFEIHRLKNERTRVTIICANGGCPWRIHVSPAADGKTFIVKSYTDRHTCSGRKTKIAAANSRWAASKLAPHIKANPSMTIKSIHAMMRVQCGLKPSNQQLYRARMMAKEDIEGNHVKSFAQLLAYLELVDQYNPVTVIKIEFVERQDMNENPMFKRLFVCFKACIKGFLQGCKPFIGLWGNFLAATTSDGDNDLFPVAFGVVEVERKDSWMWFLVCLYIALQSEVDYVPHSTFMPDKQKVTKCIFLNLCNIEIYLWVAAKAYTLADLQKAMVEMKDISVDAHDWLMKNPPSRWSRHAFDQGAKIDHVTNNMTESFNQWIAPYRDKPIVNLIDQLKVQLMTRFQKRYASACTFKGTITPAVRKRLDSIERAAWGYTGYAAGLYEFEVNDKDHTVVVKLADRTCIV; encoded by the exons ATGGCTTTTGATTCTGTGGATCAATATAGAACTCACTTGAAGAATTATGCAATTCAAGAGGGTTTTGAAATTCATAGGCTCAAGAATGAGAGGACGAGAGTAACTATTATATGTGCAAATGGTGGTTGCCCCTGGAGGATACATGTTTCACCTGCAGCTGATGGCAAAACTTTTATTGTAAAATCGTATACAGACAGACATACTTGTAGTGGAAGAAAGACAAAAATTGCAGCAGCTAACTCTAGGTGGGCAGCAAGTAAACTTGCTCCCCACATCAAGGCAAATCCTTCCATGACCATTAAAAGCATACACGCAATGATGAGGGTACAGTGTGGACTGAAACCAAGCAATCAACAATTGTACAGGGCAAGAATGATGGCTAAAGAAGATATTGAAGGCAATCATGTAAAGTCATTTGCACAGTTGCTAGCATATTTGGAATTGGTTGATCAATATAACCCAGTCACAGTAATCAAGATTGAGTTTGTGGAGAGACAAGATATGAATGAAAATCCTATGTTTAAAAGGTTATTTGTGTGTTTTAAAGCATGTATAAAAGGTTTTTTACAAGGGTGCAAACCATTTATAGGACTATGGGGGAATTTTCTGGCAGCTACAACATCGGATGGAGATAATGATTTATTTCCTGTTGCATTTGGGGTGGTAGAGGTTGAGAGGAAGGACAGTTGGATGTGGTTCCTTGTTTGCTTATACATTGCTCTACAATCTGAGGTAGATTATGTACCCCACTCGACCTTTATGCCTGATAAACAAAAGGTTACTAAATgcatttttcttaatttatg CAATATTGAGATCTACCTTTGGGTTGCTGCCAAAGCATACACTCTTGCTGACTTGCAGAAAGCAATGGTTGAGATGAAGGATATAAGTGTAGATGCTCATGACTGGTTGATGAAAAATCCACCATCAAGATGGTCAAGACATGCATTTGATCAAGGAGCCAAGATTGACCATGTGACTAACAACATGACCGAGTCATTCAACCAATGGATTGCACCATATAGAGACAAGCCAATTGTGAATTTGATTGACCAACTTAAGGTGCAACTGATGACAAGGTTTCAGAAGAGGTATGCTAGTGCTTGCACATTCAAGGGTACAATAACACCAGCTGTTAGGAAGAGATTGGATTCAATTGAAAGAGCTGCATGGGGTTACACTGGATATGCAGCAGGTCTATATGAGTTTGAGGTCAATGATAAAGATCACACAGTTGTGGTGAAGTTGGCTGACCGAACTTgtattgtttga